A window from Gemmatimonadaceae bacterium encodes these proteins:
- a CDS encoding DEAD/DEAH box helicase family protein — MSPTPEQEARVEIDAALEAAGWIVQDRVAMNLSAGTGVAVREFRMAPGHGFADYLLFVNGKAVGVLEAKPAGFALTNVELQVDKYATGLPAGLNPPVQPLPFLYLSTGVETRFINDLDPDPKTRAISGNLSEIHRPETLAEWIQAETLDTWVKRLHADGGGLYTAADDTRPASFRARISTMPPLEPGSLYPNQIEAVTKLDHSFKKNRPRALIQMATGSGKTIAAITAIYRLIKYGGARRVLFLVDRSNLGQQAETEFQGYRAPDSHRLFTELYNVQRLSSNTIMDSSRVVISTIQRVYSMLKGEADLDPSLEEGSQFESSGAAMKEPLPVVYNAAYPPEYFDVVVIDEVHRSIYTLWRQVVEYFDAFLVGLTATPSKQTLGFFNKNLVMEYDHARAVADGVNVDFEVYNIRTKITAQGSTVEAKPDTMLGYRDRRTRAMRWEAPDEDLSYDPNELDRRVVARDQIRTIIRTFRDRLPVDIFPGRKEVPKTLIFAKDDSHAEDIVEIVRDEFGRGNAFCQKITYKVTESNPRDLIQAFRNQYEPRIAVTVDMVATGTDIKPIEIVMFMRAVRSRVLFEQMKGRGVRIIDPNDLRAVSGEDAVAKTHFVIVDCVGMTEAQLADTQPLDRQRTVSLKALLEHVAMGGTDPEALSSLASRLARLDKQCGPAERARIAEASGGVTLAAICGAVVEGLDPDRQIVEARRVFAVPADAEPTDLQIRQAAETLLKRATEPLATNPSLRTLLVDLKRELEQVIDEVSQDELLEAGASPEAREKAQSLVADFERFIGEHKDEIDALQFFYAQPYSKRLSFNDIKALAEAIKAPPRAWTPDKLWRAYETLRKDRVRGGSGKLLTDIVSLVRFATHRDDELVPFGEQVRARFDEWMAQQENRGRAFTAEQRRWLEMMRDHIATSVEMTVEDLDYAPFAEAGGRGRAAQVFGGKLREMLDELNGALAA, encoded by the coding sequence ATGAGTCCGACGCCCGAGCAAGAGGCCCGCGTTGAAATCGACGCGGCCCTGGAGGCCGCGGGGTGGATCGTCCAGGACCGTGTTGCGATGAACCTCTCCGCCGGCACCGGCGTGGCCGTCCGCGAGTTCAGGATGGCGCCGGGACACGGCTTCGCCGACTACCTGCTCTTCGTGAACGGCAAGGCGGTTGGCGTGCTCGAGGCCAAGCCGGCCGGATTCGCACTGACCAACGTGGAGCTGCAGGTCGACAAGTACGCGACCGGCCTCCCCGCCGGGCTCAACCCACCCGTACAGCCGCTTCCGTTCCTCTATTTGAGCACCGGCGTCGAGACCCGCTTCATCAACGACCTCGATCCAGACCCCAAGACGCGCGCCATCTCAGGCAATCTGTCGGAGATCCATCGCCCGGAAACCCTCGCCGAGTGGATCCAGGCCGAAACGCTCGATACCTGGGTGAAGCGACTGCACGCCGACGGCGGCGGTCTCTACACGGCGGCAGACGACACCAGGCCGGCCTCCTTCCGGGCGCGAATCAGCACGATGCCGCCGCTCGAACCGGGTTCGCTCTATCCGAACCAGATCGAGGCGGTGACGAAGCTCGATCATTCGTTCAAAAAGAACCGTCCCCGCGCGCTGATCCAGATGGCGACCGGCTCGGGCAAGACGATCGCCGCCATCACCGCCATCTACCGGCTCATCAAGTACGGCGGCGCGCGCCGCGTGCTCTTCCTCGTGGACCGGAGCAACCTCGGGCAACAAGCCGAGACGGAGTTCCAGGGATATCGAGCCCCCGACAGCCACCGGCTCTTCACTGAGCTGTACAACGTCCAGCGCCTCTCCTCCAACACGATCATGGACTCGAGCCGGGTCGTCATCTCGACGATCCAGCGCGTGTACTCCATGCTCAAGGGGGAGGCCGATCTCGATCCCTCGCTGGAAGAAGGTTCGCAGTTCGAGAGCAGCGGCGCCGCCATGAAGGAGCCGCTGCCGGTGGTGTACAACGCCGCGTACCCGCCCGAGTATTTCGACGTGGTGGTGATCGACGAGGTGCACCGCTCGATCTACACCCTGTGGCGTCAGGTGGTGGAGTACTTCGACGCCTTCCTCGTGGGCCTCACCGCCACGCCGAGCAAGCAGACACTCGGCTTCTTCAACAAGAACCTCGTGATGGAGTACGACCACGCGAGGGCGGTGGCCGACGGCGTCAACGTGGACTTCGAGGTCTACAACATCCGCACAAAGATCACCGCGCAGGGCTCCACGGTGGAGGCAAAGCCCGACACGATGCTCGGCTACCGGGACCGCCGCACCCGCGCGATGCGTTGGGAGGCGCCCGACGAGGACCTCTCGTATGACCCTAACGAGTTGGATCGCCGCGTGGTGGCGAGGGATCAGATCCGCACCATCATCCGCACGTTCCGCGACCGGTTGCCGGTGGACATCTTCCCCGGCCGCAAGGAAGTCCCCAAGACGCTGATCTTCGCCAAGGACGACAGCCACGCCGAGGACATCGTCGAGATCGTGCGCGACGAGTTCGGCCGTGGCAATGCCTTCTGCCAGAAGATCACCTACAAGGTGACGGAGTCGAATCCGCGGGACCTGATCCAGGCATTCCGCAACCAGTACGAGCCGCGCATCGCCGTGACCGTGGACATGGTGGCCACCGGCACGGACATCAAGCCGATCGAGATCGTGATGTTCATGCGCGCGGTGAGGAGTCGCGTGCTCTTCGAGCAGATGAAGGGGCGCGGCGTGCGCATCATCGACCCGAACGACCTGCGTGCTGTGAGCGGCGAGGACGCCGTCGCCAAGACGCACTTCGTGATCGTGGATTGCGTGGGGATGACCGAGGCGCAGCTCGCCGACACGCAGCCGCTCGACCGGCAACGTACGGTGAGCCTCAAGGCGCTGCTGGAGCACGTGGCGATGGGCGGCACCGACCCGGAGGCGCTCTCGTCGCTCGCGAGCCGCCTCGCGCGGCTCGACAAGCAGTGCGGACCTGCGGAGCGGGCGCGCATCGCGGAAGCGTCGGGCGGAGTGACACTCGCTGCGATCTGTGGCGCTGTCGTTGAGGGCCTCGACCCCGACCGGCAGATTGTCGAAGCGCGCCGCGTCTTCGCGGTGCCGGCGGATGCGGAGCCGACCGATCTGCAGATAAGGCAGGCCGCCGAGACCCTGCTCAAGCGTGCTACCGAGCCGCTGGCCACTAACCCCTCGTTGCGTACGCTGCTCGTCGATCTCAAGCGCGAGCTGGAGCAGGTGATCGACGAAGTATCGCAGGACGAGCTACTCGAAGCGGGCGCGAGCCCCGAGGCCAGGGAGAAGGCGCAGTCGCTCGTGGCCGACTTCGAGCGCTTCATTGGTGAGCACAAGGACGAGATCGACGCGCTCCAGTTCTTCTATGCGCAGCCGTATTCAAAGCGTCTCTCGTTCAATGACATCAAGGCGCTGGCCGAGGCGATCAAGGCACCGCCGCGCGCGTGGACGCCGGACAAACTCTGGCGCGCCTATGAGACCTTACGGAAGGACCGAGTGCGTGGTGGGTCGGGGAAGCTGCTGACGGACATCGTCTCGCTGGTGCGCTTCGCGACGCACCGGGACGACGAGCTGGTGCCGTTCGGCGAGCAGGTGCGTGCGAGGTTCGATGAATGGATGGCGCAGCAGGAGAACCGCGGGCGGGCGTTCACCGCCGAGCAGCGCCGCTGGCTCGAGATGATGCGCGACCACATTGCGACCAGCGTGGAGATGACGGTGGAGGATCTGGATTACGCACCGTTCGCGGAGGCCGGCGGGCGGGGGAGGGCGGCGCAGGTGTTTGGGGGGAAGCTGCGCGAGATGCTGGATGAATTGAATGGGGCGCTGGCGGCATGA
- a CDS encoding thioredoxin family protein, which translates to MSALLSAVLGAALACQEPVAAVNANSTYRALFEGGKNFASFLAAAQQRKQQWEGNFRDAAVPDALLTRARAAGGPWKFLVVAVDGCSDSVNTIPYLAKLVQQLMGVELQIIGSDTGRHVMESHRTPDGRAATPTVILLDGNYEERGCWIERPAELQEWMSKGSGSFDGKMKWYDEDKGQKTLSDIVSVMERAAKGERACAAAS; encoded by the coding sequence ATGAGCGCCCTTCTCTCCGCAGTCCTCGGCGCCGCGCTGGCGTGCCAGGAACCCGTCGCTGCCGTCAACGCCAACTCCACCTATCGCGCGCTGTTCGAAGGCGGGAAGAACTTCGCGTCCTTCCTCGCCGCCGCCCAGCAGCGCAAGCAGCAGTGGGAGGGAAACTTTCGTGATGCAGCAGTTCCCGACGCGCTGCTGACGCGCGCCCGCGCCGCCGGCGGGCCGTGGAAGTTCCTGGTGGTCGCCGTCGATGGGTGCTCCGACTCGGTGAACACCATTCCGTATCTCGCGAAGCTCGTACAGCAGCTCATGGGCGTCGAGCTGCAGATCATCGGCAGCGACACCGGGCGCCACGTGATGGAGTCGCATCGCACACCGGACGGTCGCGCGGCGACGCCGACGGTGATCCTGCTCGACGGCAACTACGAGGAGCGCGGGTGCTGGATCGAACGGCCGGCCGAGCTGCAGGAGTGGATGAGCAAGGGCTCCGGGTCTTTCGACGGCAAGATGAAGTGGTACGACGAGGACAAGGGGCAGAAGACGCTGTCGGACATCGTCTCCGTCATGGAACGCGCCGCGAAGGGCGAGCGCGCCTGCGCTGCCGCGAGTTGA
- the lspA gene encoding signal peptidase II, which translates to MTAPKARWFWPLAALLLLADCGTKQLVEEQLTVEHLPHEVIGNTLRLTLIYNTGAAFSTSLGDYSRVVFSALAMVIVAVLYRMYRDADAHDRALGAALGLIVGGAVGNLVDRLRSPRGVVDFIDVGIGDARFWVFNIADVGVTTGAALLLYLMLRRSHSTEPHLK; encoded by the coding sequence ATGACCGCTCCCAAGGCCCGCTGGTTCTGGCCCCTCGCTGCATTGCTGCTCCTGGCCGACTGCGGCACGAAACAACTGGTCGAAGAGCAGCTGACCGTGGAGCACCTCCCGCACGAGGTGATCGGCAACACGCTGCGCCTCACGCTCATCTACAATACCGGGGCCGCGTTCTCCACGTCGTTAGGCGACTACTCGCGCGTGGTCTTCTCGGCGCTCGCGATGGTGATCGTCGCGGTGCTCTATCGCATGTACCGGGACGCCGACGCCCACGACCGCGCCCTGGGCGCGGCCCTTGGCCTCATCGTCGGCGGCGCGGTCGGCAACCTGGTCGATCGCCTCCGCTCTCCGCGGGGCGTCGTCGACTTCATCGACGTGGGCATCGGCGATGCGCGATTCTGGGTGTTCAACATCGCCGACGTCGGCGTCACGACCGGCGCGGCACTGCTATTGTATCTCATGCTCCGCCGCTCCCACTCCACCGAGCCGCACCTGAAATGA
- a CDS encoding restriction endonuclease subunit S, which produces MGRLLAGVGFPVHLQGQTSGAIPFYKVGDISEAWRQGHKVLSAAQHYVTDEVANGLGARPLPAQTTVFAKIGAAIALNRRAMLGRPSLVDNNVFGMAPDVDVLDPEYLFYFTCTLRLGDLARATTVPSLRKGDVESLSIPLPGLSEQRRIVSALESYFTRLDDAAATLERVQRNLKRYRASVLKAAVEGRLVPTEAELARAEGRSYEPASVLLTRILAERRRRWEESELAKMTAKGKAPKDNEWKAKYVEPAAPDTSGLPELPEGWCWASVEQLGFIASGQTPSGVTSAGAAEGAIPWFRIGDMNTPNNELRMNVAKEWLTAEQVAALGLHVRPAGTIIFPKRGGAIGTNKKRLLACPSTYDLNTMGVVPVGGVGSYLWLWFSDLDLGSLADGSNVPQINHGDIAPLAIRLPPQVEQARIVENVNALLSLAENALSVTSANRLRAVRLRQSILKWAFDGRLVDQDPSDEPASVLLERIRAERAESPRTPRAGGKSRDRRDATRSTWRLR; this is translated from the coding sequence TTGGGTCGTTTACTCGCAGGGGTTGGTTTCCCTGTTCATCTCCAAGGTCAGACGAGTGGTGCGATCCCGTTCTACAAGGTTGGAGACATCTCCGAGGCGTGGCGGCAAGGACACAAGGTTCTGTCAGCCGCACAACACTACGTCACCGATGAAGTAGCGAACGGGCTTGGTGCGCGTCCGCTGCCTGCCCAAACCACTGTTTTCGCAAAGATCGGCGCGGCAATCGCTCTGAACCGTCGAGCGATGCTCGGCCGGCCGTCATTGGTTGACAACAACGTTTTCGGGATGGCACCGGACGTCGACGTCCTTGACCCCGAGTACCTGTTCTACTTCACCTGCACACTACGTCTTGGCGATCTCGCGCGTGCAACGACAGTGCCTTCGCTTCGTAAGGGTGATGTCGAATCACTCTCGATACCACTCCCGGGGCTTTCCGAGCAGCGTCGCATCGTCTCCGCCCTCGAGTCCTACTTCACCCGGCTCGACGACGCGGCGGCGACGCTGGAGCGGGTGCAGCGCAACCTGAAGCGCTACCGGGCCTCGGTGCTCAAGGCTGCCGTCGAAGGGCGACTGGTGCCGACCGAGGCGGAGCTGGCCCGCGCCGAGGGCCGCAGCTACGAGCCGGCCTCGGTGCTCCTCACGCGCATCCTCGCCGAACGCCGTCGTCGGTGGGAGGAATCCGAGCTGGCGAAGATGACGGCCAAGGGCAAGGCGCCGAAGGACAACGAGTGGAAAGCGAAGTACGTGGAGCCGGCCGCGCCGGATACGAGCGGGCTGCCCGAGCTGCCGGAGGGGTGGTGCTGGGCATCCGTTGAGCAGCTCGGCTTCATCGCTTCAGGGCAAACGCCAAGTGGCGTTACATCGGCTGGGGCGGCAGAGGGCGCTATTCCGTGGTTTCGCATCGGCGATATGAACACTCCTAATAACGAGTTGCGGATGAATGTCGCCAAGGAGTGGTTGACGGCTGAGCAGGTCGCTGCATTGGGCCTTCACGTTCGTCCGGCTGGAACGATCATTTTCCCGAAGCGAGGTGGCGCTATCGGCACCAACAAGAAGCGGCTATTAGCATGCCCGAGTACATACGATTTGAACACAATGGGTGTGGTCCCCGTCGGAGGGGTTGGGAGCTATTTGTGGCTCTGGTTCAGTGATCTGGACCTTGGCTCACTCGCTGATGGCTCGAACGTGCCACAGATCAATCATGGTGATATAGCTCCCCTCGCCATTCGACTGCCGCCGCAGGTCGAGCAAGCCCGGATCGTGGAGAATGTGAACGCACTGCTGTCGCTCGCGGAGAATGCTCTCTCGGTAACGTCAGCGAATCGGCTCAGGGCCGTTCGTCTCCGCCAATCCATCCTCAAGTGGGCCTTCGACGGCCGACTCGTGGACCAAGACCCGTCCGACGAGCCGGCCTCCGTCCTCCTCGAACGCATCCGCGCCGAGCGCGCCGAATCGCCTCGCACTCCTCGGGCGGGCGGCAAAAGTCGCGACCGGCGTGACGCGACCCGAAGCACTTGGCGCCTAAGGTAG